Genomic DNA from Panthera uncia isolate 11264 chromosome E3, Puncia_PCG_1.0, whole genome shotgun sequence:
AGGTCAAGGTTGAGTGTGGAGTCAGCGCTGAGGCCAAGTCAACCCAATCTGGGCAAGGCAGGAGGGTCCCTAGCCATTTCTCACCAAGAGAGGTTGCCTCCCTGCTGGGATCCCAGGCAGACCCATGGGGGCTCAGGAAGtctagagaaggaagaaggaagttattcctgctggcctccaggtcaccccccccacacacacccacacccacattaCCCTGACCATCCTCACACATACCTGCTGTCCTGGCGACTGGCTCAGCCAGCTCTTCATCCTCATTCTCATAAGACTCGGCTgctgcaggaaaaaaagagaactccagAGACCACTCCTGCCCTGTAGGGGCGCCACAGCCCTCTGGGTCCTCCCAAGTCGCTGAGGCCCCGCAAGGACCCCAACTGACCGCTGGAGAAGGAGTCTTCATCCCCGGGACCCAAGGCGTCGTCCTCAGGGTTCTCATAGCCGCTGCCATCtggtggagaaggaagggggtCCGGCGAGGGCCCAGAGCCCGCCGCTGAGGAGGTGGGGCAGCCGCGGAGAGCGCAGTCTTACCCTGGGAGAGTTGGTCCTGCCCGAGGTTGGAGTCATTCTCGTAGAACTCGGAGCCCTCCTCACTGTCCGGCTCCTCATaggcttccccttcctcttcttctgggcCTGGGGTTTGGGGACACAAGTGGGAACCGAgtcacagccccccccccccccccccaggccccagtCCACTCTTCCTGACACAGACCGCTCCCACACGCTCCACGTGGGGACCCCTGCCCAGCCCCGCAATCACCTGCTGGTGGCGGGCTCCGGGGCCCCGCGGCTCCGACCTCCTGTACGTCGTTGCGCGGGTTTCCGTACGACTGGACGGCGGCCCCCAGGCCTGCAGCCCACCTTAGGGCGCGTCCTGGCGGGAGGAACGTTGTAACGGGGCGGGAGAAAAGAGATGGGGGCGGTCAAGGCTAAGGGTCTGCGAGACTGGGCAAAGGAGAGGAAGCTGCGGGCTCGGCGGGGCACTGGAGGCTGTGCCAGCTGGGGGCGTGGCCTACGTCTCCCGGGAGGTGCGGCTCTTGGAACTGGACCTCGGGGCCCGCGTCCTGGGGGCGGGGCTATTAGCCCTGGGGTACCGCCACGGCGCTAGGGGCGGGGCTCCGATCTGGGCGGGACCCCGCGCCCGGGGGCGGGCTTTTTCCTGAAGGCGGCGCTCGGAGCTCGGGAAGGCCGGGCCCTCAGGGGATTGGAGTGACCGGGGAAAATGGGTGGGGTTCTAGCTTGGAGTCAGAGAGTGGGCGGTGCCTCCTACCCGTCCCAGAGGTGGGCGTGGGAAGGGAGAGCACGTTCCCGTACTGATTCTGGGACCCGCTTCCCGGGGAAGGCGTCACTTTGAAGAACCTGGCGAAGGAAGAGGAGTTGCACAGTGAGGCCAGGCCCTTGGAAGATAAGATGTAGCCACTTGTGTTTAGCTCCTGTGTTCTGGCACAGCCTATTGAGGGGTTTGGGATCACTCCAAGGAGGTCTTCACAGAGGAGGTAGCTTTGGAGCTGGGCTTTGAAGCTTGGGCAGTATTTCAGCAGTAGAGAAGGGGGAAAGACATGCTGAGCAGAGGAAACAGTAAGTGCAAAGCATAAAGCAAAAGTGCAGGAATGGGAGACTGCGGGTGCGCTCGCATCGTTACCTTCTGGTGGGATCGGTCATtcgctttcttttcttcctgaggATCAGGGCTGGTGGGAGTTAAGAGGAGTGATCAGAGGAGGCAGGGTGAAGTTTGGCGGGGCACCGGGGAGGCCACTTGGGTCCATGGAGGGGATGGGACTTCAAAATCCAAGGGGCCCGGTAACTTTGGAGGGCGTTTAGAGGAGTTGGGGACAGGACTGGAGGCCTGTGGGGAAGGTATGCGAGGGGAGAAAGATGGTTGGTTGTCAGACTGGCCAGTGTTGGCTGTCCTGAGGAAGATGGGGTGGGTTAGGCAGATGGGCTGGGGGACATGACTCACCTCTTCGAAGATGAACAAAGCTCACCAGGGAACCCAGGCAGATGATCAGATAAAGTAATGGCACAACGGGGACTTTCCAGCCACCAGCCTCCAGCAGCCAGTGTCTTACTGATAGGGAGAAGCAGGTATGAGATGAGGGCCCCAGGCTGGCATCCTGCCTCCCAGCCTCGGGACCTCAAAGGACCGTAAATCTTGGGAACATGAGCAAGACACAGGTCCTCAAAATCACAAGCTACAAGGAgagctcttctccctccctctgaggtCACAGACTGtgccccagagcctgacatggggcctgggGCAGTATCTATTGAACAAACCATGACTATAGTTAGACTCTATGTTAGGATTAAGGGGAGCATGTTAAGGACAGTCATTTTCAAAGTGAAGGACAGAGTCAAGTTCACAGGGTCAGAGGTGGGAAGCCACAGTGTGATGGGAGTGAAAGTTGAGGCTGAGTTTGAGAACTGTGGTTGGGGTACCACAGGAGGATTGTATTAAGGGGGACAGAATGGGCAGAGCACTTGTGACTGGGTTGATGGATgggtgaggaaaaggaaagatacCCAGGTTCCTGGCTTTGGCCTGTGGGCAGGTGGTAGTGCCCTTCACTTACACAGGGACACCCAAAAGACTACACTCCAGGAAGATGTGGGGTTTGGCTTTGTGTCTTTTGAGCCTGCAGTGTCTATGGAACATCGAATGGCAGTTCCAGGAAATGGCTGGGTGTGAGGTGTATGGAACCCGGAATCGAGTCACTAAGGCACGGTGGCCTAAGGACCcatgggaggagaggagggcaaaCAGGAAGAATGGGTAGACCAGGACGAGAGGGCGCTGACGGTGTAAGAAGAGGCCTCAGAGCTCCAACGGTGAGGattggggaggaaggaggacccTGTCAAAGCTTGTGGGAAGGAGCAACCAGTAGGAAGAGACGACCCAGAAAAGTCGTGACTTGGAAACAAGGGAGGACGGGAGATGGAATCAGTGTTCAGTATGGAAGCTGGGGTTTGGGATGAGTCTGGCACTAGCTCTCAGGTTGGGGCGCCAAGGTCGACTGGCTTCCAGTTCTTCCCAGTAGCCCCACACGGGTGCCCCACAATTGGGAGAAACTCTACCTGACTGGGCAGTGACCTTCAGCTGCATCTCGATGGTCATGTTGCCATGGTAACAATGATAGGTGCCAGCGTCTCGAGCGGTGGCCTGGGGCAGCAACAGAACAGCCCCTCCCCTGAGGGTGTCTAGGACCCACATCTCTCTGACCGGGGCATCCTCCCTCAGGTTTAAGTGCAGCAATGAGATGTTATGCTTCTTGGGGCGCACGAGGGTCCAGGAGATGGGGCCTCTGGCCACGGAGGCAGGGGGCACCTCACAGGGCAGCCAGAATGTGGAGCCAGGGGCCACGGTGaggtctggggcagggagagCCAAGGCTAGGAAAGTGTAATCCTTGGGGTCTCCTCCCTGCACACCCTCCGGTTCCCAATCGCCATCCCGCCTCCCTGGCACCCCCGCTTCCTGGCATCTCCCCAGCACCTTACCTTGGTTGAGGCTCTGGTTCAGACTGCCCCTGGGCGAGGCACATTCAGGGTCTGTCTCCCAGATCTCAGGGTGGCCTTTGGCCCACACGTACAGCTGGGAGCTTGTGGGGTAACCAGAAGAGGGCTTGGGGCCCTCTGAGGACCTGTTCCCCAGGCCACAGCCTGGGTCATTTAGGTATGAAGCATTCCAGCGGAACAGCTCCCCTGGGAAAAGACCCAGAACCAGATACAGACACatccaggagaggaagagagacagagagggacaaagacccagagagagccagagagagaaatggaattcAGAGACAGACAAGAGTGAAAGACATCTGGAACAGCTCAGGGTGGAAGTCACGAAGCCACAGGAGTTTTTAGGAGCCACCTAAAACTAGCTGCGTGCCTGTCCCGCAGACCCTCCGACCCCTCCCTGCAAATCTGTCTTCACTGCCGGACCATCCTCCATCCGTGGGGCCTCCCTCTTCTcatccacccctccctgccctagCCCAGACCTCACCGCTGCCCTCCACGCTGACTGTCCAGCCAGACTGCCAGGCCTGCTCAGAAGGGGGCCCCAGCTGGCACACGTAGAAGCCCCCCATCTGGTCAGAGACGTTGAAGATGAGGAGCTGGAGGCCCAGGGGCCCCTTCTGGATGCCCAGGCCTTGTGAACCTGGGTCCAGCTCTGACTGAGCCCCCTGAAACCAGGCCTGCTGCTCAGGGGGACCATCTGAGGGACCTTTGAGGCATGGCAGCTCAGCTTTGCCTCcctctgaggagagagagagagagagagagagagagagagaggaactctTAGCCCCCTTCATTCCTCACACTGGGTGATAACCCAGCGACCCCACAAGCTGGAAGTGGATGAGCTCAGAGTCCTTCCGACCCCTCTCTGAGttttacagataataaaatgaaGGCCCAGAGAGGATAGTTACTTGGTCAAGGGCACCCTGGCAGGCCCAAGTTTCCAGCCCCAACTCCTTCCATCTGTACCCTTTGGACGTACCTTTAGCCTCCACCAGCAGTGTTTTCTGGGGCCTGACTCCCTCAGGggtcaggaagaggaggaagaagaggagaagaggaggtgGCATGGCGGCCAGACTCCCCGGGGCACCCAGCTTGGCCGCGCGGTGGatgctgggggcaggtgggggcctggggggcaCTGAACCATGAGTGTCTGTGGgggcgggcaggcgggcaggcagttccccccccccaccccccggggagGAAGGGGTGGTCACGCCTCCAGTCCCCTTCCCTTGGCACCCCTCTGGACCCACAAAACCTGTCTCTACCCTGACACACTTTTATTTTCATCCCGACACCTCGCACCATGTGAAATGAGCTTATTTGTGTAtccctttctgttcctcccaCTAGAGTATAAGCCCTCAAGGCAGAGACTTGGTCCTGCTCACCACTGAATGCGCAGTGCCCTGGGACAGTCTTGGCACATCGCcggcacccaataaatatttgttgaattaagcGGCTCCAGTTTTAggggctccctccttctccccctccctccttcaacCTCAGGCTCTAAATCATTTCCCTTCACACACAtaccccattcattcattcagccgaCACGCCTTGGGCCTCCTTCCCACTCTGTACAGCTGGCCCGTCACACGTACTTTGGGATCTGGCAGACTTGACTTTGAATCCTCCCCGTCTCCCACTTGGCTAAGTTCCTTCATTCAtctaagccttagtttctttCTCCGTAAACTGGGGACAGTGATAGCACGATGAAAATCTTGTTTGTGAAGAGGCAACAGGACAGCATGCGTGCCGCATTTTTCGCCTGGCGCATAGTAGGCCCTCAGTTAGTGAGAGTCAGCATCAGCCAGCGGCCAAGGGCGGGTGCCAGGTTGCTACTGCAGCTCCCGCACAGCGGTCCTGAGAGATGACTGGTGATCAGTGCCCCTTTGCTTCCTGGGGAAGAACTTGGGAAGGCCCTGCCTGCTTCAGCTATGGAAGGAACCCATTTAgaaatggggaaattgaggccccCAAAGGGCAGGGTgtt
This window encodes:
- the CD19 gene encoding B-lymphocyte antigen CD19 isoform X2 — translated: MPPPLLLFFLLFLTPEGVRPQKTLLVEAKEGGKAELPCLKGPSDGPPEQQAWFQGAQSELDPGSQGLGIQKGPLGLQLLIFNVSDQMGGFYVCQLGPPSEQAWQSGWTVSVEGSGELFRWNASYLNDPGCGLGNRSSEGPKPSSGYPTSSQLYVWAKGHPEIWETDPECASPRGSLNQSLNQDLTVAPGSTFWLPCEVPPASVARGPISWTLVRPKKHNISLLHLNLREDAPVREMWVLDTLRGGAVLLLPQATARDAGTYHCYHGNMTIEMQLKVTAQSVRHWLLEAGGWKVPVVPLLYLIICLGSLVSFVHLRRALILRKKRKRMTDPTRRFFKVTPSPGSGSQNQYGNVLSLPTPTSGTGRALRWAAGLGAAVQSYGNPRNDVQEVGAAGPRSPPPAGPEEEEGEAYEEPDSEEGSEFYENDSNLGQDQLSQDGSGYENPEDDALGPGDEDSFSSAESYENEDEELAEPVARTADFLSPHGSAWDPSREATSLGSQSYEDMRGILYAAPQLRSLRAQPGPNHEEDADSYENMDNPNGPEPAWGGGGRMGTWNTR
- the CD19 gene encoding B-lymphocyte antigen CD19 isoform X1 — its product is MPPPLLLFFLLFLTPEGVRPQKTLLVEAKEGGKAELPCLKGPSDGPPEQQAWFQGAQSELDPGSQGLGIQKGPLGLQLLIFNVSDQMGGFYVCQLGPPSEQAWQSGWTVSVEGSGELFRWNASYLNDPGCGLGNRSSEGPKPSSGYPTSSQLYVWAKGHPEIWETDPECASPRGSLNQSLNQDLTVAPGSTFWLPCEVPPASVARGPISWTLVRPKKHNISLLHLNLREDAPVREMWVLDTLRGGAVLLLPQATARDAGTYHCYHGNMTIEMQLKVTAQSVRHWLLEAGGWKVPVVPLLYLIICLGSLVSFVHLRRALILRKKRKRMTDPTRRFFKVTPSPGSGSQNQYGNVLSLPTPTSGTGRALRWAAGLGAAVQSYGNPRNDVQEVGAAGPRSPPPAGPEEEEGEAYEEPDSEEGSEFYENDSNLGQDQLSQDGSGYENPEDDALGPGDEDSFSSAAESYENEDEELAEPVARTADFLSPHGSAWDPSREATSLGSQSYEDMRGILYAAPQLRSLRAQPGPNHEEDADSYENMDNPNGPEPAWGGGGRMGTWNTR